The Pleurodeles waltl isolate 20211129_DDA chromosome 7, aPleWal1.hap1.20221129, whole genome shotgun sequence genome includes a region encoding these proteins:
- the AICDA gene encoding single-stranded DNA cytosine deaminase: protein MLMKKTKFLYHYKNMRWARGRHETYLCYIIKVRDSATSCSMDFGYLRNKFGCHVELLFLRYIVGWKMDPHRCYRITWFTSWSPCYDCARHTADFLQEHPNLRLRIFTSRLYFCEEQNAEPEGLRRLHLAGVQLGVMTFKDYFYCWNTFVETKEKTFKAWEGLHENAVRLSRKLRRILQPLYEVEDLRDSLHILGF from the exons ATGCTAATGAAGAAAACTAAGTTCCTGTACCACTACAAGAACATGCGCTGGGCTCGTGGTCGCCACGAGACCTACCTGTGCTACATCATCAAGGTAAGGGACAGCGCCACTTCATGCTCTATGGACTTCGGCTACTTGCGGAACAAGTTTGGCTGCCATGTCGAGCTGCTCTTCCTGCGCTACATTGTGGGCTGGAAGATGGACCCTCATCGATGCTACCGCATCACCTGGTTCACCTCCTGGAGCCCCTGCTACGACTGCGCTCGGCACACAGCCGACTTCCTGCAGGAGCACCCCAACCTACGTCTTCGCATCTTCACCTCTCGTCTCTACTTCTGTGAGGAGCAGAACGCTGAGCCTGAGGGACTGCGACGCCTGCACTTGGCCGGGGTCCAGCTGGGGGTCATGACCTTCAAAG ATTACTTTTACTGCTGGAATACATTTGTGGAAACAAAGGAGAAGACCTTCAAGGCTTGGGAGGGCCTGCATGAAAACGCTGTGCGTCTGTCCAGGAAGCTGCGCCGGATCCTTCAG CCGCTCTACGAGGTGGAAGATTTAAGAGATTCATTACATATTTTGGGATTTTGA